The proteins below come from a single Chryseobacterium nepalense genomic window:
- a CDS encoding DUF6759 domain-containing protein yields the protein MKKYVSVSAAVILLVNSCGSSGNTNYPVRKPVLKPSVTGSSTTSAAQAEREYQALIKTYKSETSEVLTYLLNDSSNDSRTAITVENNSRCNMVLTISGNNYFKKVPIAANKIGAVLVPKNQNYNLSGMICDAVYQKTKFITGPYEVKLSN from the coding sequence ATGAAGAAGTACGTTTCAGTTTCAGCAGCGGTCATTTTACTGGTGAACAGTTGTGGAAGTAGCGGAAATACAAATTATCCAGTAAGAAAACCTGTTTTAAAGCCATCCGTTACCGGAAGCAGCACAACTTCTGCGGCACAGGCCGAAAGAGAATACCAGGCTCTGATTAAAACATACAAATCTGAAACCTCGGAAGTACTCACTTATTTACTTAATGATTCCTCCAATGATTCCAGAACAGCTATTACCGTAGAAAATAACTCCCGCTGCAATATGGTTCTTACAATAAGCGGAAACAATTACTTTAAAAAAGTTCCTATAGCTGCAAATAAAATTGGAGCCGTATTGGTTCCTAAAAATCAGAATTACAATCTTTCAGGGATGATCTGTGATGCCGTTTACCAGAAAACAAAATTTATAACAGGCCCTTATGAAGTAAAGCTTTCAAACTAA
- the rpsB gene encoding 30S ribosomal protein S2 has protein sequence MAKANVKDLLEAGVHFGHMTRKWNPNMAPYIFMEKNGIHIVDLHKTAVKLDEACSALEKLTSAGKKVLFVATKKQAKEVVAKHASELNMPYITERWPGGMLTNFVTIRKAVKKMNSIDKMKKDGTFETLSKKERLQVDRQRANLEKNLGSIADMVRLPSAVFVVDILREHIAVTEAKKLGIPVFGIVDTNSDPRKVDFVIPGNDDASKSIDMILSVVSEAIKEGQSQRKADKEKSKEEGEVVSADKDADFDGE, from the coding sequence ATGGCAAAAGCAAATGTAAAAGACCTTCTAGAGGCTGGCGTACACTTTGGTCACATGACCAGAAAGTGGAACCCAAATATGGCTCCATACATTTTTATGGAGAAAAATGGTATTCACATTGTAGACTTACATAAAACAGCAGTTAAATTGGATGAAGCTTGTAGTGCTTTGGAAAAATTAACTTCTGCAGGTAAAAAAGTTCTTTTCGTAGCTACTAAAAAGCAAGCGAAAGAAGTTGTTGCAAAACACGCTTCTGAACTTAATATGCCTTATATTACAGAAAGATGGCCGGGAGGTATGTTAACGAACTTCGTTACGATCAGAAAGGCTGTTAAAAAAATGAACTCCATCGACAAAATGAAAAAAGATGGTACGTTCGAAACTTTATCTAAAAAAGAAAGATTACAGGTAGACAGACAAAGAGCTAACCTTGAGAAGAACTTAGGTTCTATCGCTGACATGGTGAGACTTCCATCTGCTGTATTTGTAGTTGATATCTTGAGAGAGCATATCGCTGTAACTGAAGCTAAAAAATTAGGTATCCCAGTTTTCGGTATCGTTGATACCAACTCTGATCCTAGAAAAGTAGACTTCGTAATCCCAGGAAACGATGATGCTTCTAAATCTATCGACATGATCCTTAGCGTAGTTTCTGAAGCTATCAAAGAAGGTCAGTCTCAGAGAAAAGCTGATAAAGAAAAATCTAAAGAAGAAGGAGAAGTGGTATCTGCTGATAAAGATGCTGACTTTGACGGAGAATAA
- the rpsI gene encoding 30S ribosomal protein S9, whose amino-acid sequence MSTVHKIGRRKTSVARVYVKPGTGNITVNGKDAKEYFSTDVMVYKLNQPFILSETVGQYDVTVNVFGGGNTGQAEAIRLGISRALCEINAEFRLALKPAGLLTRDARMVERKKPGQKKARKRFQFSKR is encoded by the coding sequence ATGTCTACAGTTCACAAAATCGGAAGAAGAAAAACTTCTGTAGCAAGAGTTTACGTAAAGCCAGGAACTGGTAACATTACGGTAAACGGTAAAGATGCTAAAGAATACTTCTCTACAGATGTAATGGTTTACAAATTAAACCAACCATTTATCCTTTCTGAAACTGTTGGTCAGTACGACGTTACCGTAAACGTATTCGGTGGTGGAAATACAGGACAGGCAGAGGCTATCAGATTAGGTATTTCAAGAGCTTTATGCGAAATCAATGCTGAGTTCAGATTAGCTTTGAAACCAGCTGGTTTACTTACAAGAGACGCAAGAATGGTGGAAAGAAAGAAGCCAGGTCAGAAAAAAGCAAGAAAGAGATTCCAATTCTCAAAACGTTAA